The DNA window CGGCTCGACCTATCCTGGAGCGGCTGGCGCCGGATAGGCCTGATGACCTACCCGCTCTACCTGCTGCACGATGTCGTCGGCGCAGCCCTGCTCGGCGCCCTGGTCCGCGCCGGACTGCCGCATCTGGTCTCGATGGTGGTCGTCGGTGCGACGATGATCGCGGCAAGTTGGCTGGTGGCGACCGAGGCCGAGCCACGCATCCGGCGGCTGCTCGACCACACCGTTTTCCGTTATCGGCTCAAGGCCGCGTAGCCGCCATTGTCCGCTTGAGCGAATGCCGCGATCCGGCTGATTAAGGCTTGACCAATTCCAAGGAAGCCTATTACTTTGGATCCATGGATCCAAAGTCGATTTTCAGCGAGCTGCAGGACGAGATCGAGTCCGGTGAATTGGCACCGGGCTCCGTTCTCAAGCAGGAATTGATAGCCGAGCGTTTCGGGGTCAGCCGCCAGCCGGTGCGGCAGGCCCTGGACCAGTTGCTCGGGAGCGGCTTGGTCGTGCGGCGTCGCGATCGAAGCCTGGCGGTAGCGGTCCTCTCAGAACGGGAGGCTACTGAACTTTGCGAACTTCGGGCTATTCTAGAGATCGCAGCCTTGGAGCAGTCGTTGCCGGAGCTTCAGCCTTCCACCTTGCATAGGGCTGAGAGGCTCAACGACGAGCTGTTCGCGGAGTACGATCCGTCGCGGATTCTTGAGCTCGACCAACAGTTTCACCTCACGCTGTACAGCGGTAGCACGAACACTCGATTGCTTAAGACCATCGGAGACCTCCGACGAGAATCCCGGCGGTCGACCCTTCACCAAGAGCGTGGCGCCCAGCAGCGCATTGATTTTTTCGAGGAACACGCGGCGATCGTTCTCGCTTGTGCGAGCCGTGATTTCGACGCCGCGGCGCAGCATCTTCGCCGCCACATCGCTCAAACGACTGCAAGACTTCTTTCCATGCCGACAAAGGATCCATCATGAAAATGACCGTCGAGGTTCATTGGGAGCGCGAAGGAGCGGTCTTCACCGACAAGCGCTACAGCCGCGCACACATTTGGCGCTTTGACGGCGGCCAGGTCGTGCCGGCGTCGGCTTCGCCGCATATCGTTCCGCTTCCTTACTCCGTGGAAGCCAACGTCGATCCGGAGGAGGCCTACATCGCGGCGATTTCCAGCTGTCACATGCTGACCTTTCTCTCGCTCGCGGCGCCCAGGCGG is part of the Mesorhizobium loti genome and encodes:
- a CDS encoding OsmC family peroxiredoxin, which encodes MMKMTVEVHWEREGAVFTDKRYSRAHIWRFDGGQVVPASASPHIVPLPYSVEANVDPEEAYIAAISSCHMLTFLSLAAPRRIVVESYTDKATGVMEKVDGKLIVSRVELNPTIVYAGEQPTAATQAELHHLAHEQCFIANSVKTEIQVAA
- a CDS encoding GntR family transcriptional regulator; protein product: MDPKSIFSELQDEIESGELAPGSVLKQELIAERFGVSRQPVRQALDQLLGSGLVVRRRDRSLAVAVLSEREATELCELRAILEIAALEQSLPELQPSTLHRAERLNDELFAEYDPSRILELDQQFHLTLYSGSTNTRLLKTIGDLRRESRRSTLHQERGAQQRIDFFEEHAAIVLACASRDFDAAAQHLRRHIAQTTARLLSMPTKDPS